A window from Bombus fervidus isolate BK054 chromosome 12, iyBomFerv1, whole genome shotgun sequence encodes these proteins:
- the LOC139993060 gene encoding tRNA pseudouridine(38/39) synthase — translation MSSMGKKKKQETLEKEELQLLSKTELIEKIIKLEEENKQLKAARNKQKEKSKNKDVHKSQKPFDFSKCNKRHILLKFYYLGWNYNGYVVQESIDNTIEEHLFKALIKSCCIESRETSNYHRCGRTDKGVSSFSQVISIDLRSKLNPEDQCKLEDELPYCKILNRLLPSNIRCIAWCPTSNNFSARFNCKFRTYKYFFPRGNLNINSMDKAVKYTIGEHDFRNICKMDVSNGVTNYQRKVIDAKVCLYRRDFRNISGYDVCQLIITSQAFLWHQIRCLMGVLFLIGQGNEKPEIILELLDIEKCPRKPQYNLAHEIPLNLWYCEYDTMEWYIDKDELLNTIKFLQRDWTLNTVKSVMIENMLSDLEDTMDCKDMLFQSDCLLLGIQSRVYQRLMKRPTCESLESKIEHYESKKKKKEDPDNSDDK, via the exons atgtCAAGTatgggtaaaaaaaaaaaacaagaaacttTGGAGAAAGAAGAACTTCAGTTGCTCAGCAAGACg GAACTGAtagaaaagataataaaattggaagaagaaaataaacaacTGAAAGCAGcaagaaataaacaaaaagaaaaatcaaaaaataaagatgttCATAAATCACAAAAACCATTTGATTTTTCAAA gtGTAATAAGAGacatattcttttaaaattctattatcttGGGTGGAATTATAACGGTTATGTTGTACAAGAAAGCATTGATAATACAATCGAGGAGCATTTGTTTAAAGCattaataaaaagttgttGTATAGAGTCACGTGAAACATCAAATTATCATAGATGTGGGAGAACTGACAAAGGTGTCAGTTCATTTTCACAAGTGATTTCCATAGATTTAAGGAGTAAATTAAATCCAGAGGATCAATGTAAATTAGAAGATGAGCTTccatattgtaaaatattaaataggcTGCTCCCTTCTAACATAAGATGTATCGCATGGTGCCCAAcatctaataatttttcagcAAGATTTAACTGTAAATTTCGAACTTACAAGTACTTTTTCCCAAgaggaaatttaaatataaattcaatggATAAAGCTGTTAAATATACTATAGGAGAGCAtgattttcgaaatatttgtaaaatggaTGTTTCCAATGGTGTTACTAATTATCAAAGAAAAGTTATTGATGCAAAAGTATGTCTGTATCGTCgagattttagaaatatttcag GATATGACGTGTGTCAATTGATTATAACAAGTCAAGCATTTCTATGGCATCAAATTCGTTGCTTAATGGGTGTTTTGTTTCTTATTGGTCAAGGAAACGAGAAACCGGAAATTATTTTAGAGCTTCTAGATATTGAAAAATGTCCTAGGAAACCACAATATAATTTAGCTCATGAAATACCATTAAATCTTTGGTATTGTGAGTACGACACGATGGAGTGGTATATCGATAAGGATGAAttactaaatacaataaaatttctacaaaGAGATTGGACTTTGAACACGGTAAA ATCAGTCATGATTGAAAATATGTTATCGGATTTGGAAGATACAATGGATTGTAAAGATATGCTTTTTCAAAGTGATTGTCTATTACTTGGTATACAATCTAGAGTGTATCAACGTTTAATGAAACGACCTACTTGTG AAAGCTTAGAAAGTAAAATCGAACATTatgaaagtaagaaaaagaagaaagaagaccCAGACAATAGCGACGATAAGTAA